CGACGGCGCGGCGGAAGCACGCAGCATCCTGACCGGCCGCGGCCTCTACTGAGCCGCGCTCTCCTTCAGGAATTTCACCAGCGCAGCGTTGACCTCGTTGGGCCTCTCTTGCTGGACCCAGTGGCCGGCGCCCTCGATGATCAATTTGCGCTTGAGGTTCGGCAGCACGCGTTCCAGCTCGTTGACGCGCTTGGCTCCGATCAGGCCGGTAATGACTGCGTCCCTCGAGCCTGCGATGAACAGAGACGGCTGATGGATCTGCGCGTCCTGCCAGGGCGCCGACAGCTCCCAATTGCGGTCGATGTTGCGATACCAGTTCAGTCCGCCACGGAAGCCGGACTTGCGGAAGCTCTCGGTGAAATAGGCGAGGTCGGTCTCGGTCAGCCAAATGGGTAACGGCTCGTCGGCGCCGGCGTGACCGAGGAAGCCTTTGCCCTCCTGCACGAACATGGCCGCGGTGGGATCGGCGAGGCCCCGTCCGCCGAGCACGATGCGCATGGTGCGGGCGACGTCACGTTCGAGCTCGGCTTCGGCGACGCCCGGCGTCTGGAAATACTGCCAATAAAAGTTGGTGACGCCGCCCTGGCGCAATAGGTCGAGCGGCTTGCCGCGGCCGCGGAACGGTGGCGGTACGCTCAGACCGGCGACCGCCGTGAAGATGTCGGGGCGGAACAGCGCGGCGTGCCAAGCGACCGGCGCGCCCCAATCGTGGCCGACCACCATGGCCTTGGTCTCGCCGAGCGCCTGCACCAGGCCGACCACGTCACCGACCGTATCGAAGATCGAATAGGCGGAAGCCTCGGTCGGCGCCGCGCTCTGGCCATAGCCGCGCATGTCGGGTGCGATGACGTGAAAGCCGGCGGCCGCCAGTGCCGGGATTTGGTGGCGCCAGGAGTAGGAGAGCTCCGGCCAGCCATGGCACAGCACCACCAGCGGTCCCTGGCCTTGCTCACGGATGAACAGTTCGATCCCGTTGGCCTTGATCACGCGGGTGGAAGACATCGCTTTTCCGCCTTGTTTCAGGGGTTTGGTCGGAAATCATAAGGCGTCACGATAGGGGTGCGGAAAGAATCGTGCAATCTCCGGCTCCCGCGCCGAACCCGTGTTGTTCGCAACGGTTCCAACTGTTAGAACGCCGCTCTCAGGGCTTCGCCATGGCATTTCGCATTTCTTTGCCTCGTCCAAACCGGCTCACGGCCGGGACGCTGGCGCGTGGCCTGATCGCGACGCTTTTGGTTGTGAGCGTCGGCTGGGGCGGGGGGCTCTATGCCGCCAACCAGAGCGTCCAGGGCGCCAAGAAAACGGACGAGGTCGGCTTCGACGGCGACGCGCCCACCGCGATCCTGATCGAAGCCTCCAGCGGCAGCGTGCTGTTCGAGAAGAATGCCGACGAATTGCGCGCACCCTCCAGCATGATGAAGCTGATGACCGCGGAGGTCGTCTTCAACGCCGTCAAGAAGGGCGACATCAAGCTGACCGACGAATACCGCATCAGCGAGAATGCCTGGCGCAGGGGCGGCGCGCCCTCAGGCGGCTCGACGATGTTTGCTGCCATCAACAGCAAGGTGTCGGTGGACGATCTCCTGCACGGCGCGATCATCCAGAGCGGCAATGATGCCTGCATTGCGCTCGCCGAAGGGATGGCGGGCAACGAGCGCATTTTTGCCGCCGATTTCATGACCAGGCGCGCCCGCGAGCTCGGCATGAAGAAGTCGACCTTCGGCAACTCCAACGGTTTGCCCGACCCCGGCAACAAGATGACGGTGCGCGAGCTCGGCATGCTCGCCCGTCACATCATCCTGGACTATCCGGAATTCTACAAACTGTTCGGCGAGAAGGAGTTCACCTGGAACAAGATCCGCCAGCCCAACCGCAATCCTCTGCTGAATTCGATGGAAGGCGCCGACGGCCTGAAGACCGGCTACACCAAGGAGGGCG
The DNA window shown above is from Bradyrhizobium sp. CB1650 and carries:
- a CDS encoding alpha/beta hydrolase → MSSTRVIKANGIELFIREQGQGPLVVLCHGWPELSYSWRHQIPALAAAGFHVIAPDMRGYGQSAAPTEASAYSIFDTVGDVVGLVQALGETKAMVVGHDWGAPVAWHAALFRPDIFTAVAGLSVPPPFRGRGKPLDLLRQGGVTNFYWQYFQTPGVAEAELERDVARTMRIVLGGRGLADPTAAMFVQEGKGFLGHAGADEPLPIWLTETDLAYFTESFRKSGFRGGLNWYRNIDRNWELSAPWQDAQIHQPSLFIAGSRDAVITGLIGAKRVNELERVLPNLKRKLIIEGAGHWVQQERPNEVNAALVKFLKESAAQ
- a CDS encoding D-alanyl-D-alanine carboxypeptidase, translating into MAFRISLPRPNRLTAGTLARGLIATLLVVSVGWGGGLYAANQSVQGAKKTDEVGFDGDAPTAILIEASSGSVLFEKNADELRAPSSMMKLMTAEVVFNAVKKGDIKLTDEYRISENAWRRGGAPSGGSTMFAAINSKVSVDDLLHGAIIQSGNDACIALAEGMAGNERIFAADFMTRRARELGMKKSTFGNSNGLPDPGNKMTVRELGMLARHIILDYPEFYKLFGEKEFTWNKIRQPNRNPLLNSMEGADGLKTGYTKEGGYGMVGSAVQNGTRLIVVVNGLEDSEDRATEAKKMLEWGFRNFETRTLIAADQPVGYAKVFGGESRSVKLVAKTPVKVMVHKNGNDKLIARIVYSGPVRAPIQEGQPVGVVRVWRSGNIAVETPVYAAETIGTGSTMRRAIDGASELVIGAFRAGAEKL